One stretch of Roseimicrobium sp. ORNL1 DNA includes these proteins:
- a CDS encoding sulfatase produces the protein MFKRLVITAASTISRAIAFLAGAAALATSATTTAATTSTPNIVFIMADDLGYTDVHCFGSQYYETPNIDRLAEQGMKLTSYHQCQNCQPTRAALMTGQYGPRTGVYTVGGIERFDWRSRPLRPVDNVDELPLEKKTVAESMKAAGYATGMFGKWHLGNDGAHHPGERGFDEAIVSMGKHFNFNTNPEVEVPEGAYLADFLTDKAVDFITRHKDKPFFLYLPHFGVHSPHEAKKDLIEHFKPKAPAGGHDNPTYAAMIASVDESVGRVMETLEKLGLAENTVLIFTSDNGGVGGYAREGIKKAGDVTDNAPLRSGKGSLYEGGTRVPFVVRWPGVVKPGSTSDVPAIHVDIFPTLLELAKGTAPEGQVLDGESLVPLFRGGDVSGSGTAKLKREAIYQHFPGYLGAGENSWRTTPVAAVISGDWKLMEFMEDKRVELYNLKEDIGETKNLATTEPEKAKALLEKLHTWQQEIKAPMPTPNTEQGQPTPEKKGGKGKGKGKKAKAAAAGAADE, from the coding sequence ATGTTCAAGCGACTCGTCATCACCGCAGCATCCACCATCTCCCGCGCCATTGCGTTTCTCGCCGGCGCTGCTGCTCTCGCGACATCAGCCACCACCACTGCTGCAACCACCTCAACACCCAACATCGTCTTCATCATGGCGGATGACCTGGGGTACACGGATGTCCATTGCTTCGGCAGCCAGTACTACGAGACGCCGAACATCGACCGGCTTGCGGAGCAGGGGATGAAGCTCACCAGTTATCATCAGTGCCAGAACTGCCAGCCCACCCGCGCGGCGCTCATGACGGGGCAGTATGGCCCGCGCACCGGCGTGTACACGGTGGGTGGGATTGAGCGCTTCGACTGGCGCTCGCGCCCGCTGCGTCCGGTGGACAACGTCGATGAACTGCCGCTGGAGAAGAAAACCGTGGCTGAGTCGATGAAGGCGGCGGGGTATGCCACGGGCATGTTCGGCAAATGGCATCTCGGCAACGATGGCGCGCATCATCCCGGCGAGCGTGGGTTTGATGAAGCCATCGTGAGCATGGGGAAGCATTTCAACTTCAACACGAATCCCGAGGTGGAGGTGCCTGAAGGTGCGTACCTCGCGGACTTCCTCACGGACAAGGCAGTGGACTTCATCACGCGCCACAAGGACAAGCCCTTCTTCCTGTATCTGCCGCACTTCGGCGTGCATTCACCTCATGAGGCGAAGAAGGACCTCATCGAGCATTTCAAACCGAAGGCGCCTGCCGGTGGGCACGACAATCCCACGTACGCCGCGATGATCGCCAGTGTGGATGAGAGCGTGGGCCGTGTGATGGAGACGCTGGAGAAGCTGGGGCTCGCGGAGAATACCGTGCTCATCTTCACCAGTGATAACGGTGGTGTGGGTGGCTATGCGCGGGAGGGCATCAAGAAAGCGGGCGACGTCACCGACAATGCCCCGCTGCGCAGTGGCAAGGGAAGCCTGTATGAAGGCGGCACGCGCGTGCCCTTCGTCGTGCGCTGGCCCGGGGTGGTGAAGCCCGGCAGCACCAGCGATGTGCCGGCGATTCACGTGGATATCTTCCCCACGCTGCTGGAGCTTGCGAAGGGAACGGCTCCCGAGGGTCAGGTGCTGGATGGTGAAAGCCTCGTGCCGCTCTTCCGAGGCGGTGATGTCAGCGGCAGCGGCACCGCGAAGCTGAAGCGTGAGGCGATTTATCAGCACTTCCCCGGCTATCTCGGTGCTGGGGAGAACTCCTGGCGCACCACGCCCGTGGCCGCGGTCATCAGCGGTGATTGGAAGCTGATGGAGTTCATGGAAGACAAACGCGTGGAGCTGTACAACCTGAAGGAGGACATCGGCGAAACGAAGAACCTCGCCACGACGGAGCCGGAGAAGGCAAAGGCGCTGCTTGAAAAGCTGCATACCTGGCAGCAGGAAATCAAAGCCCCGATGCCCACGCCGAACACCGAGCAGGGACAGCCCACGCCGGAGAAGAAGGGTGGCAAAGGGAAAGGCAAGGGCAAGAAGGCGAAGGCTGCGGCAGCTGGTGCGGCTGATGAATGA